Part of the Pseudobdellovibrionaceae bacterium genome, GCTTTCGGGGGGCGGGGAGGCGACCGTCAGGTAGGGGCCTTCGCGCTGGTTTCGGTATTGAAGTCGGAGGTGGGCCGCCGTATGGAGCGGGCAGGGGCGAAGTCCGCGCGCGGCCGCGTGGTCGAGGATTGTCTGCAAGGACTGTGGACCTTCGAGACCGAACTCACCCATGCTTGTTTTGATGAGCTTCAGCTTTTGTGGGGCATGATCCGGGTTGAACCCGGGATGCGCGAAAAGTTTTTGGGCAGAGTCATTGAACTGAACGCCCGCGGCCCTCAGCTCTTGGAGCAATGTGTCCTTGGGCGTCCCGCCGATGAGAAGTTCGCAGAAAATTTCCATTGGGTTCACGTTCTCATGTCGCCCTGAAATCTCCAACGCGAACTTCGTGCGCAGCGCGCGTCTTGCCCCGATTCTTCGCTTTCGTTAACGTGAAATAAAATCGAGGAGGCCACTGATGCCGAAGTTTGTCGACGGATTCGTGATTCCGATTCCGAAAAAGAACGTGAAAGCTTACCAGAAAATCGCGCGGGCCTCGAAGGCGCTTTGGCTCAAGCACGGAGCACTCGATTATCAAGAGTGCGTCGGCACGGACATCCATGTGAACTTCGGTCTGCCATTTCCGAAGCTGACCAAACTCAAGGCCGGCGAGACCTTGCTCTTCGCCTGGATCACCTATAAATCAAAAGCGCACCGCGACCGCGTGAACGCGAAGGTGGAAAAAGATCCGCATTTGTCAAAAATTGCGCCCGATCCGAAGAGTCCACCCTTCAACTCCAAACGGATGTCGGCAGGCGGATTCACGGTTATCGCTTAGTTCGCGAACCCGCACTGCCCCCGGAGGCCCCATGTCGACCGAAGACTTCTTGCGCGACTTTCACCGAAAATATCCCGGCTGCACCTCGGTGGTGCTCGCCACCGGACGGACCGAAGAGGGCGAGACCTCCTACGACATCGTCGCCTCGCCCCTCAAGGCGCACACGCCCACGTCGATTCTCGATCTGGCCTGTGGCGACGGTTACCTACTTGAACAGGTCCGCGCGACCTATGCGCCTACGGCAACCCTCACGGGCGTGGACCTCAGTCCCGATGAACTCAGCGCCGCAGCCCACCGTCTTGCCAACACAGAAGTTTCGCTTCACGAGGGCCGGGCGCAGCGACTGCCCTTCGCGGACGCGACGTTCGATGCCGTACTTTGCCACTTGGCGTTTATGCTCATGGACCGGATCGAAGAAGTCGTCGCGGAAATTCACCGCGTGCTGAGGCCCGGCGGAGTTTTCTCGGCCGTCGTGATGGGGCCGCCCCATGACGATCCCGCGACCGCAATCTTTCGCACGGTCTTCGAGGAGATCCTCCACGAGGAGGGGATCGCCAAACCCACACCCCTCGGCGACGCCCGCACGAGAGAGACCGACGGCCTGCGCGGTCTTTTCGCCTCAAAACCTTTCCAAGCCCCGGTCGAGTTCCGTGACTTCGTCGTGCGCTGGCGCGTTCCGGCTCCGGCCGTGGTTGAGTACTTCGAGCTGACTTACGGAGTGGGGCGACTGCCGACGGAAACGCGAGCGCGCTTCGCGACCCGCTACCTGGAGCGACTCCGCCCCCTCGAAGATCAGGAGCACCTCGTGCTTCACGCGCAGTCCCTACGCCACCTCATGGTTCGCAAGCCGGGTTGACGCTCGGCGCGAGGCCGGACTGCAATTTGCTCCCGTGACCGATTCGGGCGAATCTACTCCAAGTCCAAAGGAGCCCCCGCATGCGCCCAGAGTCGCCGAAGCCCCCGCGCCGTTACCGCTACGGTGTCGACACCGTCATGGAACTTTTCGACATCGGCCCCTGGGTCGCGCTGCTGGTTCTGGCGATGGTGGGCGCCGTCTTCATGGCGGGCGCTTACTACATCGTCAAAAGCGCGCCGCCCTCGCAGGTCACGATGTCCAGCGGTCCCGAGGATTCAAGTTTTCATCGCACGGCTCTTCGCTACCAGAAGGCGCTCGCCGAAAGCGGAGTGAAGCTGAACATTCTGCCGTCGGAAGGTTCCCTCGAAAACCTGCTGCGCGTGATCGACGCCGATCAGAAGGTGGACCTCGCGCTGGTGGCGACGGGCGTGGCCGAGGACGTCGCGGGACTTGAGCACGTGAATTCACTGGGCGCGATTTCAAAACAACCCATTTATCTTTTCTACCGTGGCGCGCCCATCGAGCGTCTTGTCGAGATGAAAGGCAAAAAGATCGTCGTCGGCAAAGGCGGATCGGGCGCGCGTAAACTCGCGCTGAAACTTCTGGAACTCAACGGCATCAAAGAAGACACCACCCCTATCTACAATCGCGACGCGCAGGAAATCGCGGGTTCGCTGCTGTCGGGGGAAATCGACGCGGCCTTCATCATGAGTGAAAACATGGCGATCGCCGAACTCCGCAAGCTTATGCTCGCACCCGGCATTCGCCTGTTCAGCTTTCGTAATGCGAACGCCTACGCGCGCAAGATCGATTACCTGAACGTCATGGATCTGCCCCAAGGCCTCATCGACTTCGGCGCGAATGTCCCCGCGCAGGACGTGGAACTCGTCGGCCCCATGATCGAACTGATCGCGAGTGAAAATCTACATCCCGCCATCAGCGATCTGGTGCTGGACGCCGCGACCTCGATCCACGCGCGCCCCGGAATGTTTCAAAAACGGGGCGAGTTTCCGCTCGCCATCGAGCAGAACATCAAACTCAGCGACGATGCGACCCGCTTCTACAAATCGGGGAAAACCTTCTTCTACCGTCACCTGCCGTTCTGGCTCGCGAGCTCCATCAACCGGATCCTGATCGTG contains:
- a CDS encoding DUF1428 domain-containing protein, whose amino-acid sequence is MPKFVDGFVIPIPKKNVKAYQKIARASKALWLKHGALDYQECVGTDIHVNFGLPFPKLTKLKAGETLLFAWITYKSKAHRDRVNAKVEKDPHLSKIAPDPKSPPFNSKRMSAGGFTVIA
- a CDS encoding methyltransferase domain-containing protein, giving the protein MSTEDFLRDFHRKYPGCTSVVLATGRTEEGETSYDIVASPLKAHTPTSILDLACGDGYLLEQVRATYAPTATLTGVDLSPDELSAAAHRLANTEVSLHEGRAQRLPFADATFDAVLCHLAFMLMDRIEEVVAEIHRVLRPGGVFSAVVMGPPHDDPATAIFRTVFEEILHEEGIAKPTPLGDARTRETDGLRGLFASKPFQAPVEFRDFVVRWRVPAPAVVEYFELTYGVGRLPTETRARFATRYLERLRPLEDQEHLVLHAQSLRHLMVRKPG
- a CDS encoding ABC transporter substrate-binding protein; the protein is MRPESPKPPRRYRYGVDTVMELFDIGPWVALLVLAMVGAVFMAGAYYIVKSAPPSQVTMSSGPEDSSFHRTALRYQKALAESGVKLNILPSEGSLENLLRVIDADQKVDLALVATGVAEDVAGLEHVNSLGAISKQPIYLFYRGAPIERLVEMKGKKIVVGKGGSGARKLALKLLELNGIKEDTTPIYNRDAQEIAGSLLSGEIDAAFIMSENMAIAELRKLMLAPGIRLFSFRNANAYARKIDYLNVMDLPQGLIDFGANVPAQDVELVGPMIELIASENLHPAISDLVLDAATSIHARPGMFQKRGEFPLAIEQNIKLSDDATRFYKSGKTFFYRHLPFWLASSINRILIVFVPMLVLLIPAVRSVPALFRWRNQIRIRRLYRELLQVEQKSRRENDQRRLEVLRAEFERIDQALGRMRVRPAYADQFYHLRVHVDYVRRLLSGTSTEMRPLPNENL